Genomic DNA from Coffea arabica cultivar ET-39 chromosome 7e, Coffea Arabica ET-39 HiFi, whole genome shotgun sequence:
AAACACTTGTGGGAATAAGTAATGCATAATTTGACTGAACTGATGACGGAGGGCGACCCGGGGAGGAGATGATATGCGAACCAAGAAGATAAGATAGATGTTGTACGGTCCTCTCCCTTTAAAGAAGAACTTGTTTTTGCTGTCAAGGGCTTTAGGGTTTTAGAGTATATTCTTCTTCTTGCTATGTCAGTCTCCTTTCACTCTTCCTACTATGAGTGTGCTATTAGACAGCATATGGCTACGTGCCCAAGCTTCAATTCCGCATTATTTTGTGCATTTCCCTTTCaatcttcttctccttctttaaTCTTCTTAAATTTGTCCCGTGTTTCTTCTGCTGATGGAAGCAGAAACATTAAAAATAGAGTTATATTTAGCAGAATTGGCGTTGCGTCATCTCATTCCAATCCGAATATTCTCAAGTCCAAGCACATGTCTAGGTACGGCCTACCGATTTCACCTTATGACACAGAGGAAGATGATGCTGAAGAAAACGAGGATGATGATTGGTTTTCTGACGTGGGTTTTGTTTCTTTATCTTTAATTGCCTGCTTAGCAAATTAGttgggtgtttttttttttaattccgtTCTTCCCTGAAAGCATACTTTTCTACTgtattattataattttttcgTACTTAAGCAGCTTTGTTTTAAATGTTATTCAAATTAAGCAAGATTAACTTTTAGCAATTGGTTATAGATTTGCTTGAGTTTTCATTTCAAAGGTGCAACCTTTAGATTCTGTAGTCTCAATCGGACTATTCCAACATGGATTCTCTGCTGTAGGTTTCCATTCGATAAATATTACTCGAGGTCTAGTTGCAGAAACGAATTCTTgcttcaatttgttcatttcacATTAGCTAGTAATTGATTGCAAAATTTACATGTTATATAGAACTATCCTTATCTTTGACTGCATTGCTGCTCGCTTTTAACGATGTGCTATCAAATACTGTAGGATGATTCTCCAGGAGATAAAACAAAATCGTGGAATGCAAGCAAAACAAGGCAAGGTATACTTCAAGTTCTCCACGATAAATTACTTCAATCTTTTGTTTGACTATGACTTTAATAACCTCTTATGCAGTCGAGCACGAAAATTTTGAAAGTCGATGGGGTGTAAGATCATTGAACTCTGGGAAAAGCCTAGAAATGAACAAAGGCAggtttggcaaaagaaaaggaagaaatgcctTATACATGAGAAACACTGGCAGTTTTCAtaatacttcaaaatttttagcGACTGCTGGCTCATCTGCTGGAGATGCCAAAGAAACGGTACGCACTATAACCATTAAAATATGTAAAGAATACTCTGTTTTGCAATAGTACTTGTATGAACTTTATATGGCTGAAGCAGGACGTGGGAATATCCTCTAAGACCAAGTATCACCGTTTAATAGAAGAACTAGATTTAGACGAAGGATGCTTCGCACTTCTTGATTATCTCAGCGGCTTTGGACTAAAAGATTCACACTTTATCCAAATGTATGAGAGACACATGCCTTCCCTCCAGATAAATGTTGTATCAGCACAAGAAAGATTGGAATTCTTGTTGAGTGTCGGTGTTAAGCGCAGAGACATTAGAAAGATGATAATGAGGCAGCCTCAGATTCTTGAGTATACGGTGGAGAACAATCTGAAATCCCATGTAGCTTTTTTGGCTGGTTTGGACATTCCAGATTCAAAAATAGGGCAGATAATTACAGCAACTCCTTCCCTATTTTCTTACAGTGTGGAAAACTCATTAAAGCCCACAGTGAGGTACCTGTTGGAGGAGGTAGGTATCCAGAAGAGTGACCTAAGCAAGGTTGTACAGTTGAGCCCTCAAATCCTGGTTCAGCGGATTGACAGTTCGTGGAATACTCGTCTCAAATTTCTTGCCAAAGAATTGGGTGCTCCCAGAGATAGTATAGTGAAGATGGTAACAAAGCATCCCCAATTACTTCATTACAGTATTGAAGATGGATTACTCCCAAGGATTAATTTCCTGAGGAGTATTGGGTTGTGCAATGCTGACATATTAAAAGTCTTGACTAGCCTTGCACAGGTTTGTTTGTCCTTATTATGAATGAAACTACTTTAAGATGATGTAGCTGCCTGAGCTTATGTTTTACAGTTGTTAATTGCATCATCTTATTGCTTGCTCATTTTGATAATCTATGTGCAAAACTATTTTGAATGTTGACAATAAGAGGCTTTTGATTGTGCTTATGCGATCGAGAGAACATTTGAAATGTTTTTGTTCCTGGATTATCTTCTCATATGGCTCAGAGATGATTGCAACCCGTGTGCAggtgctctcactttctctggaaaaaaatctgaagcctaagtaCATGTATTTGATAAATGAACTTCGAAATGAGGTTCACTCTTTGACCAAGTATCCAATGTACCTGAGCTTGTCTCTGGACCAAAGGATTCGGCCTCGCCACAGGTTTTTGGTTTCTCTGAAGAAAGCTCCAAAGGGaccatttcctttaagttcatTTGTGCCAACTGACGAGCACTTCTGTCAGCAATGGGCAGGAACGAGCTTAGACAAATATCTCGAGTTTCGGCAGAAATTATTGCTCAGGGACTTTGCAAAGAAGTATGAAAGATAACACAGcaatatttaaatttgaaatttgtctTCTTCAGACATTGTAGAGGAAATAATGTCTCTTCTATACCATTATGCACCTCTTTCTTGAAGCATTCAAGAATTTGTGAGGGTGAACCTCTGATGCTGTTTCACAGATATATGGTAAGAGAGTCTTTGCCTTCAGTATATTGATTGGTTTCAGTTACTCACCTAATTGGACTGGTGAAGTACTTTGTTAACACCATAAGGTTTTGGATTAAAAATCTTAGAGCattaattatgttcaaattGTGCATTTGCTTCGTCCTCAGACATCCTCAGACAGAGTGCGATGCACTGAGCATCTCATATTGAAGATTTTATTTGACTCTGTCACTGTTCTCCTTGCCTGTTACTGGCAATGATCTAACAGGAAGCTGATATATTCATGGTTATATAAAAGCCAAAAGTGTCGATGAACGTTCAAGGTTAGCCCTTTCCAAAATGATGCTATTTCATCATTGGATTTGCTAGTATTAAGCTCGTGTCTGATGCCTCTAATTTCAACCTATTACAGGTTAATCCTACTTGCATTTTATctcagggttttttttttctctcaagtGGCTTACAtattttctggtgagaaaccaGAGGTTAACAAGTCATTGTGTATGTGTTATTCTCACATTTCTGTTATACATTTGCTTTGCAACAGTGTGTCATTTTTGTACTGTACCTACAAGTCCTTGGACCTTGGTAATTTTCTTTGGCTGTTAATGCCTTGAAACATATTCTTACTTCTCATTTCATTTTTGCCAGAAGTCCTGGATGATGTAGACTGCTGGAGTTCCAGTATTGCGTTCAGATCAAAGGAATCAATGCATATGGATACCAGAAATATAGCGACAACACCCACTTTACAAGCCATAAAGAAGCATGTGTGAGGAGCAGTACTATACATCTACCTGATCTGTATCTTATCGAAACATGGTCTGTTTAAAGTCCAAACAGAGAAGGGGCAACTGCCTAAACTCTGTAAAATTTGTCGGATAGATTGTAAAATCATATGTTTAGCACTGTGAATCACATCATTGTAAAATCTTATGATTCATGTTGTCCATTTTGTGGTCTAAACAAGCAAAAAGGCCTTCTGCAAACTTGTTCTCAAGCAATATCAAGGTGGTGCCAATAATTGAAAGAAGCAAGCCTTCAAATCTCAACAGAACAACAATTATCCCGGAACCTGTATGCATCAGGATACGTGGCATGGTATGGCATCCGAAAGAAGGATTAATTAGCAGTTGATGACACAGTTTCCTTAACAATCAACGACAGAATGATCAAAGACTGTGGCCAAGAAAGCGATTAGTCTCATCTCATGTAACACAAGTATTAGAGTTCCACCTGTCAAGACTTAGGATCCAGTTCGGGGAAGGACCAAAATGACATTGATGAATTGCCACCTTGAAATTTACCTTGttcaaggggaaaaaaataaagatgttTAGAATTTATTTATCCAGGCAATCAGGCGCTGGCTTCTCCTTAATTGTTACTATTTGGCACCATGCGTTATGTCAACTCAAAGCGTGGGACCTGATGGTTTCCTGTTGCCATCCAATTGATGACTCAACTAAATTCATTATCCAACGGAGGAAGAAAACTCAGTGTCACTGTTGCTGTACTGGTCCTTCTACACTCCAACCGGGGGATCTTTGTTCTTGATCCCATTAGCTTTTTGTCGGGACGTTATTATATATTTGACATTTCCATTTGCATGGAAGAAATGAAGCTTCTATCTGCAGCTACTGTGACGTTATCTTTATTTCCCGAGATTAGCGGGCCTATTTTTGCCACAATCCAGCCATCTTTATGTTTAATTTATGTCTATTTTTGATGAGCTCAAGAGAACGTTTTGATGATCCGGTTTTCAAACAATTACTACTAGATCAGTGCCTGATCATCATCGGCCTTTTTGAGCATCTTGGTCTGCTGGATCCAGGtaaagatgaagatgaagatgaagaggAAGAGGGGCAGTCCAACTCAAGGTGACTAAACACAACCTTAcacattccaaaccaaatcgAAAACGGGGGCGCCTATCACATGTCACTTTCCAGAATTGCTGTACAGCAGGATAAGCTTCGGCTTAAGTGTGACCTTCCGCATATGCTCCATTTACCTTTATCACGAGGGTCAATTCTCACATCATAGGCTATACAGAAACTTATATTTAACAGGGCCCGTCCATTGCTTTCCAGAGGGACAACGCACCTTCAACCTTTTTGGACAAAAGCAAGCTTTATGTTTGTGTGGTACAGTTTTATTTAGCTGGAGAACGGTGAAATTTAAGAAACGAAGCGAGGAAAAGGGTAACCGAATCCAATATATCTTTTCTAATCTTGGACTCTGAAAGCCCCACATATTCCTGTTACTTCCCTTCTGAGGGGGAAAGCAAGATGACCATGGAACAGAGAGCAAGGCACAAGCATATTCGCCAACGGTCAGCAGATTACACAGAACTTTGCCATAAAGACCCTAAACTCCAGGTGCAACACGAACAACCACAGAAACCACCTATCATCTCAACAATAAACCCTTGGTCATAATGACTTTAGGCCGAAAAGGCAGTGCAACATGAGAAATCAGTTAGTCTAACAATAATTCTATAAATGAGGCTTTTTTCAAATCCTCAGCATGGTGGCAAAATGTGCATAGCTTAAGCAAAAGATCAAATAACAAGAAACTAGCAGGTTGGCATGGATAAATTGATCGAAGTGGAGACAACACTAAATAGCAAACTGATCTTCATCAATTAGTTGAAAATATGCCACCAGCGCTTCGGTTTCTAGTTATTTAGTATATTTCTAGGTCACAGATTCTAATACTATATTCACCTCTCTGAAACCTGCCATATATACTTAGCTTGTTTCATCTAAAGCTATATTACATTTCGACTTCTAGATATTCAAGGCCTCTTCCTTTTTCTGTGACTAAGATTGAAAtatataaagaaaagaaaaacctgtAGAACTTCTACATATACTCGGTGTCATTCTTCTTTCCTAGAGGACATGCCTTTGATGATCCTTCCTTTGCTAAACTGTACTTGATGCAAACTATGTTTTGTAAATCCAAATGAGAATTTGGAAACCTGACTAATAGCTGTACTCTGTCAAAGAAAAGATACTGCCTTCCAGAACCAGTAGTTCAACTCTCAGTGCCTATATAACAGAAGAAATGCTGCTTGCTACCGGCAATTCAAATGGGCTGTCAGGGAGATTCAAACCTTCATTGCTGTAATGATGGGGGAACAAAATAAGAAGTTAATCAGATATCCAAATATGCAAGCAGATAGCAGTAAGCGTGTGAATAGTAAAAGAATAAGAACTCAAATATGAGTAGAACAATCGTGAATCTCAATGACATGGAGACAATGAAATGTAAGCAATGAGCACAGGAAGCTAAATAATAGGTTCAAATATGAATTCACTTAGCATGACAAATATCTTAAAAGCCCAATATATACTGAGTGACTAAAAGGTAAAAGGTAACCAATTAAGAATACCAGCAAGAAGAAAATAAGTCAACAAGCACATGCATAGACTTCTTTACCCAACTGCGAATACATGAAAGCGTAATACTGAATAACAAGACAGGCTGGCAACAGATATCTTCCATACCTCCCTTGATCAGTAAAGTTAGTGCCACGACGTTTTAGGTTATCATCACTTGTTGATCCGTAACTCAAAACATCCAGAAAATGATAATAGTTCTCTGGCAATGAAAGCTTAAAACAATCTGCAACAAACATTCACACACCTtgtaaataataaagaaacaaaCGAAAAATTGTGAGCACACTGGAGCCAAAACCAGGGTACAGATGAGTGATAAAAGAGACAAACTCATGATCACATATGATACACATGACAAACCTTCTGAAAGTTTTAGTTCATCCATGGAATGGCCAAAAAAAGATCGACTGGCAAGAGGTTTTCTTGCTAACTTTAACTGTGACATGCGTCTCTCCAATTCAATGACCTGTTGCTCCTGCTCCTGCCCTTGAATTTTTCTGACTCTGGGTGAATGCCATCCTGTTGCAATCCAAATCAAATTATTCATATAGAAGAGAACGTGCTGCAACTAAAGGTATTATTGGGTGATGTAAGAGGTGAATGCAGAAACATCATGAATAGGGACAATCTACAGAATACATCCTATACTCATTAAGCAGAAAGAGTTTATATACAAAATTAGGCAACCAAATTCTTGTAATCCATGATACAGACAAAATCTGCATTTAAACAATTGTCTCTACATATTAAGGAAGAGAACTAGGTTTTTCCTCAAGTTACCAGCAAACGCATACACATCATCAAAATTCAAGTCTTCAAGTTGGAGTGCAGTAAATACAAAATTCCTTACTAGCTTGAAGCTCAGAATCCATATTTATGTGGTCCAGATGGTAGCACATTGGAGACTCAAGCTTCTCTGGAAACTTCCTGCATTAGACCAATGACCTCACCATGTCAGGCAGAGAATAGAAGGTTCTTCTTGCAGGTGCTactattataaataaaaaattttaggcGGAGATAAAAGTATGCATGGAGATACGCTGTATGTAAATATCTGTATTAGTTAGACTTTTAGGATTTATGGCATAATGCAGAACTGAAAAACTCATTTTGGGTGATCTTCAAACATCATTTACACGCACCATCACCCAAGGGTACAATGATAAGCAAAGCATCTTATATATCCACTACATAATATAACCAACCAAATTCACAAGGAATGAAATAACTCAAACTAAAACTTTAGCAAAAGAAACCGAATGATGAATAAATCCTATGGAATTCTTAATGAACATCATCAGCATACCTGTCAACAAGCTTTGACTTTTCCCTGTAGGGTTTCACAAGAACACGAGCACCACAAACATAATGTGGATTCCCTTTTGACAAAATCATCTTGACAGTGTCAGCACTGGCAAAAGTTACAAAACCAAACATCCGTTTCTGCTGACAAGGAATTCTAACATCTTGAACTGGGCCAAAAGTACTACAGAGAAGTTGCAAAAAGAACTAGATAAATTCCAGGAAGCAAAATTCATATTTCAAAGTTGCCGAAATATGGAAGATTGAGACAGCTTACCTGAAGTAATTGTAGACATCTTCCTCTGAAAAAGTGCTCTCAGCTGGAAATGTTAGATATATTTGTCGTGAACCACTAACAATTGGACCAGGATCATTTTTTTCACCCCGCGATTCCATGTACTTTGGTGCATCTTCAGCCAGTATCACTGCATGCTGTCCATGAGGCCTGTACACAACCAGTGAAGGGTCAAACACAGAATGGTACCAGAATTAACAATAAAACCTGAATTAATAATGCTACCAGGAAAAAAAACCTACAACAATGCTACCATGATAAAGGATCATACCTGTCAATCAGGCGAATACTGCCCTTCAATCGAGCAAGCAGTTTTGTCAAACTATAACCAGCTTTACCATGTCTCTGGCTCTCAGTCAGATATCCTTCAGCCTGAAGAGTTCTCCCATATTTTTCATAGTAGATCATCGGCAGTGATGCAATTGAAACTGGATTCCCTCTTCTACATTTCAAGAGCTCTGTGATTTCGAATTCCAATTTTTCAAGGGAACCAGGCGACAACAGTTGATCTTCATAAGCATTCTCATTTGAACTAGGGCCAAAAACTCGAGGATAGCTATCTGGAAACGGTTGTCCATGAAAGTACCTACAATTACTGCCATGCTTACAAAACCCCCTGTTGAAATAGTGACAAGTCTTGATTGGAAACTCAAGTTGGCTAAGAGGAACCCTGCTGCCTCCACCATTTGCATTGCAAAATGCAGCTTCAGGGTAATAAAAATCACCAGGAAAATCCAAATTTCTTAGGTTCACTGGTTCTAGCTGTTCTTCCATGCCCAGAAACTGATTTTGGAACCTATGATCATCAGGGACTGAATCAGGATAAGTTACTGGTATAAAATCCCCATTACTCAAAGGCTGTTGGTCAGTGGCTAATTGGCGTTCCCAGTATGAAGCTGAAACCCGGAAAGCAGCAGGAGATGAAAAGCGCCGAGGGGAAGCAGGTGAAAAAGTGGTATATTGAAGAGAATGATCCGAAATAGGAGTAGGATTCATATTAGGTGAAATTGGAGGAGACGGAACTGGTGTCGAGCCTAACATTAGCGCAGCCTTCGCTTTCTGTACCAAACTACGGATTAATTGGTCAGGTCCCAGAGCTAATCTTATCATCTCTTGATCAGGGAAGTCATGTAAGTAAATATATCCAACTATCTTCCTAGCAACATCATGTTCAGGTTCTAATTTCATTATTCTGTCATGTACAACTTTAGCAGCCTCAATGGAATCCATTTTATTGTGCTGGTAACTGCACATATATCAACCCAAAACAGAAAATAGAATTAGTAAAACaaagatatttttttttaaaaaaaaaggctatAATTATTTCCAGATAATAATGATGGGATCTTGggaaaaaaaacccaaaaagcaAGCCTAAGATAACAATATAAATGAAAGACTGAGAGCGTAAGGCGAAGGCTGCTACAATCTTGTCAGAGACACAATCTAAAAGACAGTAAAGACTACAACTTGGCCTAGGGCAAACCTCAAAAAGGGCTAAGATCTCAGTTTTACTAAATCATTCCACCTCATTGCTTAATTGAATCCAATCCATTTcaggaaaaattgaaaaaaaaagccTCAGACAACTCCAGAGAGGCTGTAGGACGGTGAGAAAGCCAAAGTAAGACTTTTTACTAAACAGGGAAACAGTAAAGTTTGCAatcttttgcagaaaaataaacaaaagcggaaaatattgaaaaaggaaaaaaataagggtACCAAGCAGTGAATGCATGAAAGCTGCATAATTTTCACTAAAGCGGTTACAGAAAAAGATTACACTGAAGATCCAAAGAGTACCATAAGAAAAACATGaacaagaaattcaaccaagttAAGATGCGAACGTATTGGAATTTCAAATTCTTGAAAGCAAAAGGATGATATTCATTTACCAGAGCCCAAAACTGAAAACTTCCCCCTTACACAAACCAAAAGTTTGAGTTTTGATTCAACTCAAAGTCCCTATTCCCCCGGTTCATTACCATATAGAATACAACATCTTCCAGTACAGCGTTTCAAAATTCAAACATCATTAGATAATGATAATCCACAATCATGCTCCCACATCATGAAGATTTCAACCCCCCTTCCCACTCTCCCCccttaaaaataagaaaggaaaaaaaaaaaaaaaaaagagtactcTTGCACACATTAAAGAAGCAAAAgcagaccaaaaaaaaaagaaaagacctCAATCTTGAGGCTTAAAAACCTGTTCTCAGGATTTCAATAGACAAGAAGTACAACCAGAGTGAAAATACATCTTGAGACTCAACAAAAAGTCCATTTGGAAGAGCATATAAAACAGCAAAAAGACCAGATTTTTACATACCCCACAAAACCTTTTGAGTATGAGTAAGAAAATTTAAGTGTGAAAGGAGACCCCAAAACTGCTTGAACCCATGAAGAAAAAACTGAAAACAAAACTCAGAATTTGCGTCTTCACTTCACTCCATCTCTGGTTTTGCTTCACTTCTCTCGGAGAAAGGGAAGAGAGTAAAGACACCGTACCAGAAAGCAAAATGACGGAATTGAAAGCTTTTAAAAAAAGGCACAACTGTGTTTCCTCCGAAAAATATTattcaaataaaatgaaaagaaaaggaaaagaatgaaagCAGGCAAAATTTTACTTTAATTTGAATTTCCTAttccaagaagaagaaaaaaaaaagttggtaATGTCACTTATTGGAATTTGTTTAAATTTTCCAGCTAGCATTATACTactaattaattcataataaacaaaatatattCCTAGAGTTACGAAATTGTTGAAGACAGCTTGAAGTTTACGATGTTACGATAGTACCCCTGCTAGAAATCCGAGCGGATGATATgataaacaaatttttttatattaaaaaaaaaaaaaagccattcagttttttttattatttcaatttgTGGGTTTTGGATAATGGTCTCGCACTACTAGTAGTggcaaaattgaaaattgagcGTAAGGTGAACTGGATTAGTTTTTTAGAGATTGGAAAAGCTTAGACTACAGATGTCGGGCGGAGGATCAATTGAGTGGCAACAACGTGGGGTGGGGGTTTTCTCTTGATCACAGAGCGCCTCCTCCTCTGATTGGACCGTTGGATTTGCGTGGGAAGGATTTGATTAAGATGATTAGAGCTGGCCTTTGATGTAGGATAAAATTGCTTATACATCCTAATCTGTTATTGTCTACTCTTATTGAATAATAATAAGGTGCAATGTTACTGTATATTTTGTCATGTTGTTCATCACTATGATTAAGGGAGCACTAGACATGATTAGATGCAACTTGTACAACACAGGACCCCCACTCCTCCTTTTTTGTTAATCGACCCCACTCATATCATTTATGTCTCGTTGTACACCACAAACAATTTCAGATACAAATATATGGCCAAAAATTGTGCAGTTAATTACACTTCCCCCTCCTCCTAAGTATGGAGTCGCCTGCACTTTGCAACCCCTAAGACACAAATGCTAATAAACTCGTCGCTCTGGCGTCTTATGGTTAATGGTTCCTTTCGATAATTCCACTCGCCAAATTTAGTCATAAATAGCATCCTCTTTAGACGTCGAAATGGCCAAATTCAGTTTCTTTGTTTTCGTTCGGAAAACCTGATTCGAAGAAAAATGCTACGATACCGGTGAtgcaattttcaaaataaataaatttttaagcCAGGACGTGTAAATGAAAGATGCTTAGAGGAGAGTTTTACATATGTATATCTATTTTGAACAGTTATgcatctttttaaaaaaaaaaaaagaaaaagaaaaatttctcaACAGTAGTTCaagtttcaaatatcaaagtTGGTGATAGAAAAACTTTTTGGATTATCCTACAAAGgataaatttgttttgaatgATCAACTGTTGAAGTGGTTAATATTTTTCTCGGTTTGAAAGCATTGCACTCAGGGGCAAAGTGCAAATGACCTTCACCTCGGTGGGGTCAAATTGTGATTTCTGGAATCTTGTGTGCTCTCAATACACTTTCTcctcaatatatatatatatatatataaaataaatgactcaCTCGAGTTTACACTCAGAATGGATTATTTATTGTAACGTTTTAT
This window encodes:
- the LOC113690154 gene encoding transcription termination factor MTERF9, chloroplastic-like, producing MSVSFHSSYYECAIRQHMATCPSFNSALFCAFPFQSSSPSLIFLNLSRVSSADGSRNIKNRVIFSRIGVASSHSNPNILKSKHMSRYGLPISPYDTEEDDAEENEDDDWFSDDDSPGDKTKSWNASKTRQVEHENFESRWGVRSLNSGKSLEMNKGRFGKRKGRNALYMRNTGSFHNTSKFLATAGSSAGDAKETDVGISSKTKYHRLIEELDLDEGCFALLDYLSGFGLKDSHFIQMYERHMPSLQINVVSAQERLEFLLSVGVKRRDIRKMIMRQPQILEYTVENNLKSHVAFLAGLDIPDSKIGQIITATPSLFSYSVENSLKPTVRYLLEEVGIQKSDLSKVVQLSPQILVQRIDSSWNTRLKFLAKELGAPRDSIVKMVTKHPQLLHYSIEDGLLPRINFLRSIGLCNADILKVLTSLAQVLSLSLEKNLKPKYMYLINELRNEVHSLTKYPMYLSLSLDQRIRPRHRFLVSLKKAPKGPFPLSSFVPTDEHFCQQWAGTSLDKYLEFRQKLLLRDFAKKYER
- the LOC140004121 gene encoding zinc finger CCCH domain-containing protein 18-like codes for the protein MDSIEAAKVVHDRIMKLEPEHDVARKIVGYIYLHDFPDQEMIRLALGPDQLIRSLVQKAKAALMLGSTPVPSPPISPNMNPTPISDHSLQYTTFSPASPRRFSSPAAFRVSASYWERQLATDQQPLSNGDFIPVTYPDSVPDDHRFQNQFLGMEEQLEPVNLRNLDFPGDFYYPEAAFCNANGGGSRVPLSQLEFPIKTCHYFNRGFCKHGSNCRYFHGQPFPDSYPRVFGPSSNENAYEDQLLSPGSLEKLEFEITELLKCRRGNPVSIASLPMIYYEKYGRTLQAEGYLTESQRHGKAGYSLTKLLARLKGSIRLIDRPHGQHAVILAEDAPKYMESRGEKNDPGPIVSGSRQIYLTFPAESTFSEEDVYNYFSTFGPVQDVRIPCQQKRMFGFVTFASADTVKMILSKGNPHYVCGARVLVKPYREKSKLVDRKFPEKLESPMCYHLDHINMDSELQARWHSPRVRKIQGQEQEQQVIELERRMSQLKLARKPLASRSFFGHSMDELKLSEDCFKLSLPENYYHFLDVLSYGSTSDDNLKRRGTNFTDQGSNEGLNLPDSPFELPVASSISSVI